The following nucleotide sequence is from Pelagibaculum spongiae.
TTAGCGGGTGTTTTGACGGTTTCTAGCTCGACTTGCCATTCCTGACCCGCCATTTCAGCCCGGTCAGTGTCTTTACCCAAACGTGGGAAACTGCCAAGCGTTTTCAATTCAACGGCTTTGTTCATGGCCACCCAATGGGAAAGCATCTTCTGTTTTTGGTAGCTGGCACCTGCGGCTTGTTGGCCTAAAGCACCACCGAGCGCAGCCAGTGCACTGGCAACGATCACCACTGCCACCATCACTTCGATTAGAGTAAAACCAAGCGATTTTTTAGTGCGACTTTGCAGTGAATGACGGCTTTTTGAAGTGAGAGAATTAGAAGCCACTGGAAGATTGCTCCAGTTTCATTTCGCCTTGTTCATCTAATGCAAGCTTCCAACCCGTTTGGTCGGTATCTGAATTAGAGAAGTCGTCATCCAGCGCCAGATACAAGCTAAATAGATCCAACTCATCACCATGAATTTGTAGCTGCGGTTTAAGCTTTTGCTTGGCTTGCTTGGCTATTTTTTGCAGTTTTTCTAGTGGTTCGAGTACCACGGTTGTGTCGTGAACTGACAATTGAATCTGTAAATCTTCTGGCCATTGCCGCTCACGCCATTGGCCTTCATCGAAAGCGTTGTATTCGGCGCCGTCGGCTGACTCTAGAAATCGGTAGCCTTCGCGGTAGAACAACATGCCCATCGACTTTTGCTGAATAAAAGCTTCGTCTCGCGCCAGCGTCAGTAATGCCTGAATTCGATCGGCTTCTCGTTCTAGTTCTTCAGCACGACGATCGCCGGTCAATGCCAATGAGGCAAAACCGGCGAGTATTCCAATCACCACAGTGACCACCAGCAGTTCAAGCAGGGTAAAACCTGATTGAGCCTGCTTGAATCGTTTCTGTGGCCGATGAGATAAGTCGGTCAATTACTGGTTCCAGTTACCGATATCAGCAGATGCAGCTTCGCCACCTGGCTCGCCATCAGCGCCATAAGAGAAGACATCAATTTCGCCTTGTTCACCTGGGCTGAGGAACAAATATGGGTTGCCCCATGGATCTTTAGGCAGGCGAGGCATGTAGCCGCCAGACTTAAAATTCTTTGGTTCAGGAGAACCCGCCGCTTTAGTGACTAAAGCTTCCAGGCCTTGGTCAGTGCTTGGATAGCTGAAGTTATCTAACTTGTATAACTGCAGTGCCTGCTCAAGGTTGGCAATATCGGTTTTAGCCGCGGCAACTCGTGCTTTGTCTGGGTTATCAAGAATTCGTGGAGCAACGATGCCCACCAGAATCGCCAGAATGGTGACCACCACCATCAATTCGATCAGGGTGAAACCCTTATTGCGACTGAAATTTTTCATAAAACACCTATTGCTGTTTATCTTCTGGTCTTAAAAAGAATTAACCGACCAGAGTATTTAACTCGAAAATGGGTAGCAGAATTGCGGAAACAATTAGGGCAACCATCATGCCCATTACCAGAATCATTGCCGGCTCAAATACGCCGAGTAAGATGGCAATGGTGGTTTCTAGTTCTCGTTCCTGGTTGACTGCAGAACGCTCTAGCATGTTTTCCAGCTCGCCACTTTGTTCGCCTGAGGCGATCATATGCAGCATCATTGGTGGAAAATAACCAGTTTGTTCAAGGGCAACTTTTAGGCTGGTACCTTCGCGAACTCGTTTAGTTGCATCGACCACTGCATCGCGAATTACTTCGTTAGATAACACTTCACAAGCAATGCCCATTGCTTCTAGCAAGGGCACACCAGCGCCGGCCAAAATACTTAGTGTTCTGCCAAAACGAGCGGCATCGGCACCACGGACAAACTTTTTAATCCCCGGGGTATGCAAAAGAAGCACATGCCATTTTAAACGGAAGCTGCGCTTTCGCATGGCTCTTTTGAAGAGAAATATACCGCCGATTGTTCCCACTATTAGGTAAGGCCAGCCAGCTTTAAAAGCATGGCTGAGCTGCAGCATAGCAATGGTTAAACCGGGGAGGTCTTGCCCGGAATCAGAAAATGCCTGAACCACTTGCGGCACCACATAAGTCAGCAGCACACCTAAAACGGTAAAGGCGACCAGAACTAGCAAGATTGGGTAAACCAAAGCCAGTTTAATTTTCTGGTTTAGTGCTTGGCCGTTTTCTGTGTGATCGGCCAATCGCTCCATCACTGGGCCTAAATGGCCAGATTTTTCACCGGCAGCCACGGTGGCTCGGTAAAGCGGATTGAATGCACGGGGAAAATCACCCAGTGAGTTGGCCAAGGTATAACCCTCAGAAACCCGAGAGCGAACCGCGGTCATTACACTGGTAATTCGAGGATGCTCTGATTGCTGGGAAACTGCCCGCAAACAAGATTCCAGCGGCAATCCAGAAACAATTAAAGTGGATAACTGACGAGTAACTAAAGCCAGTTCAGTGCTTTTAAGCTTGGTGCCACCGCCCAGGCTAAAACTGCTGCCAGTAGAAGTTTTCTTCTCGGCAACAGGATCAACTGCGGTTGGCAGCCAGCCTTTGTCACGCAACTGCTGGCGGATTTGTCGGGCCGAATCAGCTTCAAGCACGCCTTTTTGCTGCTTGCCCCGCTGATCCATTGCGGTGTATTCAAAAGCCGCCATGCTATTTATCCTTCCCGGGTAACCCGCAGTACTTCTTCGATGGTCGTTTCACCCGCTAAAATTCGGCGGATACCATCTTGACGCATGCTTGGAGCCTGTTGGCGACTGTAGTCTTCGATAACTTGTTCACCAGAACCATCGTGCACCATTTGGCGCAAGGTTCGGTCAACTACGATCAATTCATAAATACCGGTTCGACCGCTATAGCCCAGCCCGTTACATTTTTCGCAACCCTTCGCTGTATACAGCAACGGTGGGTGGCTAGACTCAACACCCAGCAATTCACATTCGCTTTCAGAAGCGCTGTAAGGTTGGCGACAATCGCTACATAACACCCGCACCAATCGCTGGGCTAAAACACCGAGCAAACTGGATGACAGCAAGAAGGGTTCAACGCCCATGTCTTGCAATCGTGTTACTGCACCGGCAGCCGAGTTGGTGTGCAAGGTAGACAATACCAAGTGGCCAGTTAACGATGCCTGAACTGCAATTTCTGCGGTTTCCAGATCTCGAATCTCACCGACCATGACCACATCCGGGTCTTGGCGCAGAATAGCGCGTAAACCCGCGGCAAACGTCATTTTAACTTTGGAATTCACCTGGGTTTGGCCAATGCCTTCCAAGTTATATTCCACCGGATCTTCAACCGTTAGAATATTACGAACGCTGTCATTGAGTCGGGTTAAACCAGCATACAAGGTGGTGGTTTTACCAGAACCGGTTGGGCCGGTTACTAGCAAAATGCCGTGTGGTTTATGCAATAAATCGTGAGTTCGATCGCGGGTTGCCGGATCCATACCCAAATGATTTAGGTCGAGTCGGCCTGCGGTTTGGTCTAACAATCGCAATACGATTCGTTCGCCGTAGCTTGATGGCATGGTCGATACACGAACATCGACTGCACGGCTTGCGACTTTCAAAGAAATACGACCGTCTTGTGGTACGCGCTTTTCAGCGATATCCAGCTTGGCCATTACCTTAATACGAGAAACCAGCATCGGTGCCAGCAAACGTTTAGGTTGCAGTACTTCACGCAACACACCATCAACCCGCATCCGAACGATTAAACGTTTTTCATAGGTCTCGATATGAATATCGGAAGCATTGGCTTTAATTGCTTCGGTTAACAGTGCATTGATCAAACGAATGATCGGTGCGTCGTCTTCCTGTTCCAACAGATCTTCAGTTTCCGGAATTTCTTCAGCGATTCGGTCTAGATCTAGCGAATCATCTAGTCCTTCCATAACTTGGCGTGAGCCACCGGTATCGCCTTCATAAGCGCGAGCTAGCAGGTCTTCAAAAGCTTGCTGATCTTCTACCAGACGAATATCAATTGGCTGGCCAGCTGCCCGGCGGATTTCCGCCAGAATTTCTGCGCTGGCACCAGGTCGACAAGTAAGGTGTAAATACTGCTGACCTTCTTCAACCAAAATACCGTGGCGCTTGGCAAAGTTATAACCAGGCCGCTCAAACTGCGGCTGGTCAGCTAACGGTGTTTGCTGCAGATCACTCATTCACAGCCTCCGGCTGCTTAGAGGATGCTTCTGGCGTTACAAAAGATTTCTTCTTCAATGGGTCGCCGTCCCATGCTGGTAATAATTCTTCAGCATTAAAACTGGAAGGCTTGTCATTGAATTTTTGATTGAGTAATTGCTGGCGAATATAACCGTATTTAGACGCCGAGATACCATTCTGTGTTTCAGCATCACGAATAATGGTTGGCTTGATGAATACCATCAAATTCGATTTGCTGGTGGTGACACTGCGATAACGAAATAACGCACCGAGGAATGGAATATCACCTAACAGTGGCACTTTAGAAACGGACTCACGTATATCGTCACGAATCAAACCACCTAAAACAATCGTGTGGTTGTTATCGACCAGTACGGTGGTTTTAATTGAACGCTTGTTGGTGATCAAGTCAGATGCACCAGTAGAAGAAGGTGCCAGTGAAGAGACTTCTTGCTCTATCTCCATTCGCACCGAGTTACCCTTATTAATTTGAGAGGTAACTTTTAATGTGATACCGATATCTTCACGCTGAATCGTCGTGAAAGGATTGGTGTTAGTGCTGCTGGTGGTAGAACCGGTAACAAAAGGAACGTTCTGGCCAACAATAATTTCAGCGTCTTCGTTATCCAGCATGGTTAAAGAAGGAGTAGAAAGAATGTTACCAGCGCCAGTGCCCTTTAATGCATTAATTAACACACCAAAATCGATACCCTTACGGTTAAAGTCACCGAGAATAATACCGGCACCTTCACCCAAAGCGCTCGCGGCACCTGCAGCGTTACCTGATGCAATATTTCCCGCCAGACTTAAAATAGAACCTTGACCACCGAAACTGATTGAACCGACTGGGCCTGAACCGCCTGGGGTGCCATCAAATAACCACTGAACACCGAGTCTGTCAGCTTGCGTTTCATCTAGCTCGACAATAATCGCTTCAACCAAAACCTGAGCGCGGCGAATATCCAGTTTACGAATCACATCTTGTAGTGAACGCATTAAAGCCGGTGGTGCAGTAATCACCAAAGCGTTGAGGCTTTCGTCAGATAAAATGCTGACTTCTTTGCTGTTGGCAGTGCTTTTTTTCTTGCTGCTTTTATTACTTAGTGAATCTTTAACGCCGGTTAATACCTTAACCAGGTTTTCAGCATTGGCGTAATTCAGGTAGATAACACGGGTATTTCCCGATTGCTCCAGTGGTGAATCTAGATGGGCAATTAATGCCTTTAGGCGTAATTTGTCTGAAGAATCACCGGTAAGCAAAATGGAGTTAGTGCGTTCATCAGCCACCATTTTAGGTGTGGCATTTTTAGAACGGCTGCCTTTATTGGTTGATTTATATAAATCAGAAACCACCCGAACCACTTCTTTAGCAGAAGCGTTTTCTAGCCGAACTACATCAACTTGTTCATCGGAAGCTTTGTCGATACGGCGAATAATATTGGTCAGTCGTTCGATGTTGGCGGCACGATCAGAAATGATAATAACGTTAGTAGGCGGATAAGCTGCCAAGTGACCTTGTTGAGGTACTAATGGACGCAGAATCGGAACTAATTGTGCTGCTGCAACGTTATTTACCTGCAATACGCGAGTCACCACGTTATCGCCTGAACTATTACTGCTGCTGCTGTTGGCATCTAGTACCGGTACGCTGTCTTGCTTGGCACCCGATTCAGGAATGATTTTAATGACATTACCGGTTTCTACTGCGGCATAACCATGAACTCGCAGAATCGACAGGAATACTTGGTAAACGTCGTTCTTGCCCATGCTGGTGTTAGAAATAACGGTAATCTTGCCTTTGACGCGTTGGTCAATGACAAAATTCTTACCAGTAATTTCTGCTACCTGACCGATCACAGCTCGAATATCAGCATTATCGTGATTTAAGGTCCAGCCTTCTCCGGCCTGAGCCATAGCGGGTGATGAGATTGCCAAGCACAGTGCCAAAGCACCTGCTGCAAAACAATTTTTAAGTAGCTTTGAATTCATGGCTGCAGGCTTTGCTCCTGTAATGTCGCCTGATCGCAAAATTAATTGGTCAGAGAGAAAGTAAGTTGAAGAGGTCGACCGTTTCTCTCGACCGATATCGATAATTCTGATGCTTGCTGGATGTCGGCTAATAAGCCTAGCGCTTTTTGCTGATCATCTAATTGCACACCATTAATATTAGTAACTAGATCATTTCGTCTTAATCCGGCGCGGCGGAATAATTGACGATCACTGCCAGGACTCACTCTAAAGCCTTGTAGTTGACCGCTTTTAAATACAGGCGTCGCGCGAATTAGATTAATAACGGATAAAGGATCTTCAGATAGCTTTTGCTTAATTCCAGCTAGATCATTGGTCAGCGAGCTGTCGCCACGCTTATCTATGACTCTGGCGTTAGAATTATTGCTGTTTGATGCGCTAGAGCGATTTTTACTGGTGCTTGGGCTATTTTTGGCCGCTAGCTTGCGGCTTAACTCCAATGCTTCCAGCTTTCCGTTGCGACTTAAGATGACTTTGTCGGCATATACCGAATGCAGAACCACCGAGCCACTACCTTTAATTTGGTCGCCGTTGCTGTAATGCTTTTGTTTACCGCTGCCCTGTATAACCGCCGAACCATTACCTTGATCATCATAAGTAATGATGCCAAATAGTTTCAGGTTTAATGTGGTTTTTGGAATGTCATCGGGAACGGGCTCAATCGGCTTGGGTTCAGGCTGAGAAGCTTTAGCCGTTACGTCGGCTTTTCCAAACAAGCTACTCGATGCAACAGATGCCAAAGTTGGCCCTTGATTGCTGTTTTTCACCTGAGAAACTATCGATACATTGTGCGTATTACCAGTGACTTCCGGTTGTGGAAGTGGCAGCAATAGCCAAGTGGTCTGGGCAAGTTGCCAGCATAAGCCAACACCCAGCAGCAGACTGATAGGAAGTGTAAGTTTTTGAGTAGGCCACCGATTTGAACCGGCAACTAAAGCCCTAGCGTTATCTGCCAGCTTCATGCAGTTATATTGATCCCTAAAATGAGCAGCCAAGCCTAACAGATTTATTTAGCAGTTGTCCCTACCACAAAAGGATCTTATGACCTATTCGTCAGAGCAGTTGCAGCTGTTATTGCCATGTTGTTGCCACATACATGAAAGATGTGCCGTAACTGCCAGCTTGGCAATAATGGCGACAGACTAAATCTCTCAAGGTGATTTAAAGCACAGTTTTTGGCAGGTCAGGGCGAATCGGAGACTGTTTCTAATCAGCTACAGTATGAGTTTATCCAAGCGGCTTTTGATTATTTTTTTCATATTTCAATCAACGGCTAGCTACTTTCATATATTCACCAAACCAGTCCAAGATGGCAGTTCTGCATCTTGAGCTGGTTTGGGTATAATCTACCGCAATTGTGATTGCTGGAAATCAGAAATGGAACAGCAAAAAGTTCGCCTAGATAAATGGCTATGGGCAGCGAGATTTTATAAAACCCGTGGGCTAGCCAGAGACGCAATAGAGGGTGGCAAGGTTCATTATAATGGTGCTCGAGTAAAAGCGAGTCGCCACATAGAACTGAATGCCGAAGTACAACTGGTTCAGGGTTTTGATCGTAAAACGGTTCATATCATGAAGATTCATGATCGACGTGGCCCAGCCCCTGAAGCGCAAAAGCTTTATCAAGAAACAGCCAAAAGTATTGAAGTTCGTGAGACTAAAGCTCAGGAACGTAAATTGGTTAATATGCACCAGCAGCATGAACGTCCGACTAAGCGTGATCGTCGCCAGTTGGATCGTTTCAAGAATTCTTAATCGGGCCATGTTTATTTTTAGTGAACAGACCTAGTAATTTATTGGACTAGACCGCAGTTATGACGCAACAAATTCAGTATGACCAGTTGAACCGTTTCTTATTTGAAAGTAGCCAAGTTCGAGGTGAAATCACTCAGCTGGACAAGAGCTACAAACAGGCAATCGCTAGCCACGATTATCCACCAATCGTTAATCAGCTGATTGGCCAAGCCATGGCTGCGGCATCTCTACTAAGCGCCACGATTAAATTTGAAGGTCAGTTAATTTTACAATTTCAGGGGCAGGGCAATTTACGAATTCTGGCCGCTGAATGCACGAGCGATGGCAAGGTGCGCGCAGTTGCTCGCTATCAAGACATGCCAAAGAAAGGCAAGTTGATCGATTTGCTAGGTAAAGGCCAAGCGGTTATTACGCTGCAGCCTGAAAAAGGCGAACCATGGCAGGGTTTGGTACCACTAGAAAAACCAGATATGGCCAAATGCCTAGAAGACTACTTCCAGCGCTCTGAGCAATTACCGACCCATATTCAATTGGCTTGTGATGGTGAAATTGCTGCTGGTTTTATGCTGCAGGCAATGCCAGAAAGCGCAAATAATGCCAGAGCAGCAGATGTAACCACCGAAGAAAGTGATTTATGGAATACCGTGGTGGCCTTGGCAGCAACACTGAAAAAAGAAGAGTTACTGCACTTGCCTGAAAGCGTGATATTGCACCGCTTGTTCCACGAATATGGTGTCAGATTGTTTGACCCTAAACCAATTCAATTTAGCTGTCGCTGCTCAAAAGAGCGTTTGGCCGTTAGCTTATCTGCAATGTCTGAAACGGATCTAGATGAAATTCAGGATGAAAAAGGACAGATTCACGCTAACTGCGAGTACTGTAATCAGACTTACAGTTTTGATGTGACCAGTTTGAAAGCTGCTAAATAAAGAATGCCGCCGTAATAATGCATTTATAATAATCGCCTTTTCCCTAAAAAGTCGATCAAGCGACAGCTGGAAAAGCACTATCTGAAAGCCTGCTTTGTTTTATTAAAAACAAGCAGGCTTTTTTTATCATTTCAAAAAAAACATAAAAAAACAAAATTATTGTTTTTCAGTTGGTTAAGTCTTTCAAGTATCAGAGTGATCTTATCGTTAACTATTTGATATTAGATACATTTCACAAACGGCTTAAATTATACTTTTTCCAATTGTGGCAATATCTTACAAATCTTTTTAATGTACTACGATTGCTCAGAAAAAAACAACGCTTTTCGGTCATCTTTTCAAAGTTCGTTTTCGTTTCTTTCCATGTTCGTGAAAGATAATCTGAAATGGTCAAACCAAAATTGCTAACGCTTCCAGATGATCCACCATCTAGCTTGAGCCAGCAAACAGCAACGGCACAGTCAGATGATCATCTACATGAAACCTAGCGCATGCTACTTATACCCAAAGCAATTTGAGATATAAGCATGTTGCTCAACAGTAGAAGTATTCAGCCATGACTATGACCGCATCACAGCTAGCCGCAAAACATGAAAAAACCGTTTCTGCCCACGCTTGCCATATCAATCTGACTGCTCCTGAACTGTTACAGCAGGCGATTAGCCGAGGTGAAGGCGAATTATCCAAGCAAGGAAGTCTGGTGGTAAATACCGGGCCAAGAACCGGCCGTTCACCGCAAGATCGGTTTATTGTTTGTCATCCAGGTGAGGCACAACAAGCCATTGACTGGAGTGAAGTGAATCGGCCAATGGAGCCGTTGTATTTTGATAATTTATGGCTGCAAGCGGAAGATTATCTACAGCAATTGCCAGAAAGCTACAGTGGCATTTGGCGCAGTGGACAACATACCCAGCATGGTTTGAATATTCGAATTACTACTGAACTGGCATGGCACCAGCTGTTAGCTGACCACTTACTGGTTCGGCCTGAAATTGAGCAAAGCAATTGGGAAATGCTCTGCTTGCCAGGTTTTGTTTGTGACCCAATGCGAGATCACGTACATAGCGATGCGGCGACTATTATTGATTTTTCAGGTCGGCGTATTTTACTACTCGGTATGCATTATGCCGCTGAAATCAAGAAAGCTATTTTCACAGTTCAAAATTACCTGCTGCCCATGAAAGGCGTTTTGCCGCTACATGCTGCTGCCAGCCAAGATAAAGATGGCAAGGTCGCCATGATGCTGGGCTTATCTGCTACAGGTAAAACCTGCCTGATCTCAGATGATGGCCGAGATTTAATCGGTGATGATGAGCATGGCTGGAGCGATGATGGGGTATTTAACCTGGAAAATGGTTGCTATGCCCGCTGTGCATTTATTACTGAAGAAGAACAGCCGGTCATTTTTGATGCGATCAAGCAAGGTGCTATTCTAGAGAATGCGGTTCTCGACCATCATGGTGAGCCAGACTTCACTAATATCAGAATTACCGAAAATATTCGGGCGACCTACCCGCTATCTGCGATTAGAAATCGGGTTAAGCCGCCAGTTGCTGGGCAGCCTGACGTATTAATTTTCTTAAGCTGTGATTGCAGCGGAGTACTTCCTCCGGTCACTCGTTTAAATAAAGCTCAAGCGGCTTATTATTATCTGAGTGGATATACCGCTACCGTTGGAGATTCAGAAATAAACCATAACAATGGCTACACGCCAACCTTCTCTAGTTGTTTTGGTGCACCTTTCTTCCCACGTCCTGCCGGTATTTATGCTGAACAACTATTCAATAAATTAGAATCCAGCGAAACCACAGTATATATGGTAAACACCGGTTGGAAAGGCGGAGTGCCAAGTGCAAGCCACGGTGGTAATCCACTTGGTAAGCGTTATTGCTTGCAGCAAACCCGCACAATAATTACGGCTATTTTAAGTGGTGAACTAGAACAGCAAGGATTCCATTCTTTGGATCATATCGATTTACAAGTACCTGTCGCGATAGAAGGTATTGATCCTTTGGATTTGGATCCAGCCAACGCATGGCCAGATAAGGTGAGCTATTTAAGAGCAGCAGAAAATCTTTGCCAAGAATTCAAAGTGAATTTTAGTCGCTTTGAAGTGGCACATCAGATAGAAGATGCAGGTTTGAATATGATTTAGCTTGCTATACCAAACAGCAATAAGCTTAGATAACTGAGACTGGCAAATTAGTAATCTTGATTCGATGAATGATGAATATTCATTATTTTTATTTCACAATCACCGGATTTTCAGATTAGTTATGTATAATAAGCCCCGCTGGCTGCCAGAACTAACCTTCTGGTTCAGTGGGGTTTCTTCATTCAGTCTGGTTTCGGGTTAGATTCAGGTTGTGTTCAAAGCAGTATTCGCTTTTTAGCAACTTCGAATCCGAACTTCGTTGCAAAACGAATGAGAAAAAACGCTCAGGTGACAGTGCGGGAATAATTCGTTTAAAAAGCGAAAAATAACCGATTTAATAGATTAAAAAGCTGATTTTAAAAATCTCAGTAAAATATGAAAATATTGACCTGCGCAGCGAAAATGAGTAATTGGTAAGACATTTATTAATATGTTGCTAAGACATTTGATTCAAGTCTTATATAACTACCACTTTCGAGATAAAATAATAACCAGACTTTTAACGGTAATAACAAACTTCTTTTTTTTACCAGGAGAAACAGATGGCTACTCTCGTGGAAAAGGTAAAAGCCGATTTAAATAATTACGGCATTACTGACGCTCAAGAAATTATTCATAATCCGTCTTATGAGCAGTTATTTGAAGAAGAAACTCGTCCAGATCTTGAAGGTTTCGAAAAAGGTATTGTAACTGAAATGGGTGCAGTATCTGTCGATACAGGCATCTTTACCGGTCGTTCCCCAAAAGATAAATATATTGTTTTAGATGACGTCACCCGCGATACATTGTGGTGGACATCCGAAAAAGCAAAAAATGACAATAAACCCATTTCAGCTGAAACTTGGGATTACCTTAAAAGTCGAGTGGCTGATCAGCTCACCGGCAAGCGCTTATTTGTTGTTGATGCCTATTGTGGTGCCAACCCAGATTCTCGTTTAAAAGTACGCTTTGTTATGGAAGTAGCTTGGCAGGCGCACTTCGTAACTAATATGTTCATCCGACCTTCTGCTGAGGAGTTAGAAACTTACGAGCCGGACTTCATTGTTATGAATGGCTCTAAGACCACTAATGACAAGTGGCAAGAACAAGGCTTGAATTCAGAAGTATTCACCGTATTTAACTTGACTGAAAAAATGCAGGTTATAGGTGGGTCCTGGTACGGCGGCGAAATGAAGAAAGGCATGTTCGCCATGATGAATTACTACCTGCCTTTGCGCGGCATGCCTTCAATGCATTGCTCTGCAAACGTTGGTAAAGAAGGTGACACCGCCATTTTCTTCGGCTTGTCTGGCACCGGTAAAACCACCCTGTCAACTGATCCAAAGCGCGAGCTAATTGGTGATGATGAGCATGGTTGGGATGACGACGGTATCTTCAACTTTGAAGGCGGTTGTTACGCGAAAACGATTAATTTATCTGCTGAAGCTGAGCCAGATATTTATCATGCAATTAGGCGTGATGCGTTATTGGAAAATGTGTCGGTAACAGAAGATGGAAAAATCGATTTTGACGATGGCTCTAAAACTGAAAATACTCGGGTTTCTTATCCGATCCATCACATCGAAAATATTGTTAAGCCCGTTTCAAAAGCCGGTCACGCTAAGAAAGTTATTTTCTTAACTGCAGATGCTTTTGGTGTTTTACCACCGGTTTCCAAGCTTACCCCTGAGCAAACCAAGTACCACTTCTTGTCTGGCTTTACTGCCAAACTAGCCGGTACTGAGCGTGGTATTACTGAGCCTACGCC
It contains:
- the gspE gene encoding type II secretion system ATPase GspE, with the translated sequence MSDLQQTPLADQPQFERPGYNFAKRHGILVEEGQQYLHLTCRPGASAEILAEIRRAAGQPIDIRLVEDQQAFEDLLARAYEGDTGGSRQVMEGLDDSLDLDRIAEEIPETEDLLEQEDDAPIIRLINALLTEAIKANASDIHIETYEKRLIVRMRVDGVLREVLQPKRLLAPMLVSRIKVMAKLDIAEKRVPQDGRISLKVASRAVDVRVSTMPSSYGERIVLRLLDQTAGRLDLNHLGMDPATRDRTHDLLHKPHGILLVTGPTGSGKTTTLYAGLTRLNDSVRNILTVEDPVEYNLEGIGQTQVNSKVKMTFAAGLRAILRQDPDVVMVGEIRDLETAEIAVQASLTGHLVLSTLHTNSAAGAVTRLQDMGVEPFLLSSSLLGVLAQRLVRVLCSDCRQPYSASESECELLGVESSHPPLLYTAKGCEKCNGLGYSGRTGIYELIVVDRTLRQMVHDGSGEQVIEDYSRQQAPSMRQDGIRRILAGETTIEEVLRVTREG
- a CDS encoding RNA-binding S4 domain-containing protein, with protein sequence MEQQKVRLDKWLWAARFYKTRGLARDAIEGGKVHYNGARVKASRHIELNAEVQLVQGFDRKTVHIMKIHDRRGPAPEAQKLYQETAKSIEVRETKAQERKLVNMHQQHERPTKRDRRQLDRFKNS
- the gspC gene encoding type II secretion system protein GspC, with the protein product MKLADNARALVAGSNRWPTQKLTLPISLLLGVGLCWQLAQTTWLLLPLPQPEVTGNTHNVSIVSQVKNSNQGPTLASVASSSLFGKADVTAKASQPEPKPIEPVPDDIPKTTLNLKLFGIITYDDQGNGSAVIQGSGKQKHYSNGDQIKGSGSVVLHSVYADKVILSRNGKLEALELSRKLAAKNSPSTSKNRSSASNSNNSNARVIDKRGDSSLTNDLAGIKQKLSEDPLSVINLIRATPVFKSGQLQGFRVSPGSDRQLFRRAGLRRNDLVTNINGVQLDDQQKALGLLADIQQASELSISVERNGRPLQLTFSLTN
- the gspI gene encoding type II secretion system minor pseudopilin GspI, with the protein product MASNSLTSKSRHSLQSRTKKSLGFTLIEVMVAVVIVASALAALGGALGQQAAGASYQKQKMLSHWVAMNKAVELKTLGSFPRLGKDTDRAEMAGQEWQVELETVKTPANDVRQVQIKVRLKEDQDPLATVVTYVQKK
- the gspF gene encoding type II secretion system inner membrane protein GspF, translated to MAAFEYTAMDQRGKQQKGVLEADSARQIRQQLRDKGWLPTAVDPVAEKKTSTGSSFSLGGGTKLKSTELALVTRQLSTLIVSGLPLESCLRAVSQQSEHPRITSVMTAVRSRVSEGYTLANSLGDFPRAFNPLYRATVAAGEKSGHLGPVMERLADHTENGQALNQKIKLALVYPILLVLVAFTVLGVLLTYVVPQVVQAFSDSGQDLPGLTIAMLQLSHAFKAGWPYLIVGTIGGIFLFKRAMRKRSFRLKWHVLLLHTPGIKKFVRGADAARFGRTLSILAGAGVPLLEAMGIACEVLSNEVIRDAVVDATKRVREGTSLKVALEQTGYFPPMMLHMIASGEQSGELENMLERSAVNQERELETTIAILLGVFEPAMILVMGMMVALIVSAILLPIFELNTLVG
- the gspG gene encoding type II secretion system major pseudopilin GspG, which codes for MKNFSRNKGFTLIELMVVVTILAILVGIVAPRILDNPDKARVAAAKTDIANLEQALQLYKLDNFSYPSTDQGLEALVTKAAGSPEPKNFKSGGYMPRLPKDPWGNPYLFLSPGEQGEIDVFSYGADGEPGGEAASADIGNWNQ
- the gspD gene encoding type II secretion system secretin GspD, producing the protein MNSKLLKNCFAAGALALCLAISSPAMAQAGEGWTLNHDNADIRAVIGQVAEITGKNFVIDQRVKGKITVISNTSMGKNDVYQVFLSILRVHGYAAVETGNVIKIIPESGAKQDSVPVLDANSSSSNSSGDNVVTRVLQVNNVAAAQLVPILRPLVPQQGHLAAYPPTNVIIISDRAANIERLTNIIRRIDKASDEQVDVVRLENASAKEVVRVVSDLYKSTNKGSRSKNATPKMVADERTNSILLTGDSSDKLRLKALIAHLDSPLEQSGNTRVIYLNYANAENLVKVLTGVKDSLSNKSSKKKSTANSKEVSILSDESLNALVITAPPALMRSLQDVIRKLDIRRAQVLVEAIIVELDETQADRLGVQWLFDGTPGGSGPVGSISFGGQGSILSLAGNIASGNAAGAASALGEGAGIILGDFNRKGIDFGVLINALKGTGAGNILSTPSLTMLDNEDAEIIVGQNVPFVTGSTTSSTNTNPFTTIQREDIGITLKVTSQINKGNSVRMEIEQEVSSLAPSSTGASDLITNKRSIKTTVLVDNNHTIVLGGLIRDDIRESVSKVPLLGDIPFLGALFRYRSVTTSKSNLMVFIKPTIIRDAETQNGISASKYGYIRQQLLNQKFNDKPSSFNAEELLPAWDGDPLKKKSFVTPEASSKQPEAVNE
- a CDS encoding prepilin-type N-terminal cleavage/methylation domain-containing protein, producing MTDLSHRPQKRFKQAQSGFTLLELLVVTVVIGILAGFASLALTGDRRAEELEREADRIQALLTLARDEAFIQQKSMGMLFYREGYRFLESADGAEYNAFDEGQWRERQWPEDLQIQLSVHDTTVVLEPLEKLQKIAKQAKQKLKPQLQIHGDELDLFSLYLALDDDFSNSDTDQTGWKLALDEQGEMKLEQSSSGF